A single Lactuca sativa cultivar Salinas chromosome 8, Lsat_Salinas_v11, whole genome shotgun sequence DNA region contains:
- the LOC111900960 gene encoding UBP1-associated protein 2C isoform X2, with product MEEIKKRKLEQNANGEITSNTSEDQLRSLLDPLSKTQLVDLLSKLSSKSKAICSWLSLEYHHRNLVCCECIVNACFCASAFKEHGEIEEGAVIVDKASGKSRGYGFITYKYIDSTRKALEAPSKLIDGRMAVCTLACEGISTIGSSNTTTITTDQAQRKLYIGGLSPEITSEMLLLFFKKHGEIEEGSVAYDKDTNKSRGFGFITYKTVEAAKKAIDNPQKMLGGRNITVKLADNQKGKIVQTQILPGGTTVPIQMVGYGQPGKTHLSGGYGFPSQAIAAYPGSGPQAATTEYPIQTQIGYSQYFLRKENVENSLITPTGGYAYYGTKQ from the exons ATGGAGGAAATTAAAAAGAGAAAGCTTGAGCAGAACGCGAATGGCGAAATTACTTCCAATACGTCGGAGGATCAGTTGCGTTCTCTGTTAGACCCACTCTCCAAAACTCAGTTGGTTGATCTCTTATCAAAGCT ATCCAGCAAATCGAAAGCTATTTGTTCGTGGCTTAGCCTGGAATACCACCACAGAAACCTTGTATGCTGTGAGTGCATTGTCAATGCTTGTTTTTGTGCTTCT GCGTTTAAAGAACATGGTGAAATCGAAGAGGGTGCTGTTATAGTTGATAAAGCAAGTGGAAAATCACGTGGGTATGGTTTtattacatataaatatatagatTCAACCCGAAAAGCTCTAGAAGCACCTAGTAAACTCATCGAT GGGCGTATGGCTGTTTGCACTTTAGCATGTGAAGGCATAAGTACAATAGGTAGTAGTAATACTACTACTATTACTACTGATCAAGCACAAAGGAAGCTTTATATTGGTGGTTTGTCCCCTGAAATAACAAGTGAGATGCTgcttttgttttttaaaaaacatGGTGAGATAGAAGAAGGTTCAGTTGCATATGATAAAGACACAAACAAATCACG tGGTTTCGGGTTCATTACTTACAAGACTGTAGAGGCTGCCAAGAAGGCTATTGATAACCCTCAAAAGATGTTAGGG GGTCGAAATATAACTGTGAAGCTTGCTGATAACCAGAAGGGCAAAATTGTCCAGACACAAATACTACCTGGAGGAACAACGGTTCCGATTCAGATGGTTGGATATGGACAACCGGGAAAGACACATTTGAGTGGCGGTTACGGTTTCCCTTCTCAGGCGATTGCAGCCTATCCTGGTTCGGGCCCACAGGCTGCAACCACTGAGTATCCAATCCAAACTCAGATTGGATATTCACAGTATTTTTTAAGGAAGGAAAATGTGGAGAATTCTTTGATAACACCAACAGGGGGGTATGCGTACTATGGCACTAAGCAATGA
- the LOC111900960 gene encoding UBP1-associated protein 2C isoform X1 codes for MEEIKKRKLEQNANGEITSNTSEDQLRSLLDPLSKTQLVDLLSKLGCQYPSISEEIKSVASADPANRKLFVRGLAWNTTTETLYAAFKEHGEIEEGAVIVDKASGKSRGYGFITYKYIDSTRKALEAPSKLIDGRMAVCTLACEGISTIGSSNTTTITTDQAQRKLYIGGLSPEITSEMLLLFFKKHGEIEEGSVAYDKDTNKSRGFGFITYKTVEAAKKAIDNPQKMLGGRNITVKLADNQKGKIVQTQILPGGTTVPIQMVGYGQPGKTHLSGGYGFPSQAIAAYPGSGPQAATTEYPIQTQIGYSQYFLRKENVENSLITPTGGYAYYGTKQ; via the exons ATGGAGGAAATTAAAAAGAGAAAGCTTGAGCAGAACGCGAATGGCGAAATTACTTCCAATACGTCGGAGGATCAGTTGCGTTCTCTGTTAGACCCACTCTCCAAAACTCAGTTGGTTGATCTCTTATCAAAGCT AGGATGCCAATACCCTTCTATTTCTGAAGAAATTAAAAGTGTTGCAAGTGCAGATCCAGCAAATCGAAAGCTATTTGTTCGTGGCTTAGCCTGGAATACCACCACAGAAACCTTGTATGCT GCGTTTAAAGAACATGGTGAAATCGAAGAGGGTGCTGTTATAGTTGATAAAGCAAGTGGAAAATCACGTGGGTATGGTTTtattacatataaatatatagatTCAACCCGAAAAGCTCTAGAAGCACCTAGTAAACTCATCGAT GGGCGTATGGCTGTTTGCACTTTAGCATGTGAAGGCATAAGTACAATAGGTAGTAGTAATACTACTACTATTACTACTGATCAAGCACAAAGGAAGCTTTATATTGGTGGTTTGTCCCCTGAAATAACAAGTGAGATGCTgcttttgttttttaaaaaacatGGTGAGATAGAAGAAGGTTCAGTTGCATATGATAAAGACACAAACAAATCACG tGGTTTCGGGTTCATTACTTACAAGACTGTAGAGGCTGCCAAGAAGGCTATTGATAACCCTCAAAAGATGTTAGGG GGTCGAAATATAACTGTGAAGCTTGCTGATAACCAGAAGGGCAAAATTGTCCAGACACAAATACTACCTGGAGGAACAACGGTTCCGATTCAGATGGTTGGATATGGACAACCGGGAAAGACACATTTGAGTGGCGGTTACGGTTTCCCTTCTCAGGCGATTGCAGCCTATCCTGGTTCGGGCCCACAGGCTGCAACCACTGAGTATCCAATCCAAACTCAGATTGGATATTCACAGTATTTTTTAAGGAAGGAAAATGTGGAGAATTCTTTGATAACACCAACAGGGGGGTATGCGTACTATGGCACTAAGCAATGA